A part of Aquibium oceanicum genomic DNA contains:
- a CDS encoding 4-hydroxyproline epimerase — protein sequence MARHSFHCIDGHTCGNPVRLVTGGGPLLDGSTMMERRAHFLAEYDWIRTGLMFEPRGHDMMSGSIIYPPTREDCDVAILFIETSGCLPMCGHGTIGTVTMAIEHGLIRPKTPGVLRLDTPAGLVTAEYRQEGEYVEEVRITNVPAFLHSEGLEVECPDLGRLRVDVAYGGNFYAIVEQQENYRDMADHSAGQLIGWSPVLRARLNEAYRFEHPENPAISGLSHILWTGAPTVEGADARNAVFYGDKAIDRSPCGTGTSARMAQLHAKGKLNAGDGFVHESIIGSLFKGRIERETEVAGRPAIVPSVGGWARTTGYNTIFIDDRDPFAHGFVVR from the coding sequence ATGGCGCGCCATTCCTTCCACTGCATTGACGGGCACACCTGCGGCAATCCCGTCCGCCTCGTGACGGGCGGCGGGCCGCTACTCGACGGTTCGACCATGATGGAGCGGCGGGCGCATTTCCTGGCCGAGTACGACTGGATCCGCACCGGGCTGATGTTCGAACCGCGCGGCCACGACATGATGTCCGGCTCGATCATCTATCCGCCAACGCGCGAGGACTGCGATGTCGCGATCCTCTTCATCGAGACCTCGGGCTGCCTGCCGATGTGCGGGCACGGGACGATCGGAACGGTGACCATGGCGATCGAGCACGGGCTGATCCGGCCGAAGACGCCGGGTGTGCTGCGGCTCGACACGCCGGCAGGTCTCGTGACGGCCGAGTATCGCCAGGAAGGCGAGTACGTCGAGGAAGTGCGCATCACCAACGTGCCGGCCTTCCTGCATTCGGAAGGCCTGGAGGTTGAATGCCCTGACCTCGGCCGGCTGCGGGTGGACGTCGCCTATGGCGGGAACTTCTATGCCATCGTCGAGCAGCAGGAAAACTACCGCGACATGGCGGATCATTCCGCCGGGCAACTGATCGGCTGGAGCCCGGTGCTGCGTGCACGGCTCAACGAGGCCTACCGCTTCGAGCATCCGGAGAACCCGGCGATCTCGGGCCTGTCGCACATCCTGTGGACGGGCGCGCCGACGGTTGAGGGCGCCGACGCGCGCAATGCCGTCTTCTACGGCGACAAGGCGATCGACCGCTCGCCATGCGGCACCGGCACCTCGGCCCGCATGGCGCAGCTTCACGCCAAGGGCAAGCTGAACGCCGGCGACGGCTTCGTGCATGAATCGATCATCGGGTCGCTGTTCAAGGGGCGGATCGAGCGGGAGACGGAGGTCGCGGGCCGACCGGCCATCGTGCCGTCGGTCGGTGGCTGGGCGCGAACGACCGGCTACAACACCATCTTCATCGACGACCGCGATCCGTTTGCCCACGGTTTCGTGGTGCGGTGA
- a CDS encoding dihydrodipicolinate synthase family protein gives MWAGVFPAVTTKFTESDELDHAEMERCFALQMEAGCDGIIVAGSLGEGPMLSHEEKLEVLKTARGVAGGKPVLLTVNEPGTREARAMATKAAAAGADGLMVVPSPIYHTNPEETVAALSAVAAAGDLPVMIYSNRLAYRVDVTIPIMEELAADARFVAVKESSDDIRRSTDIVNAFGDRFDLFTGVDNLAFEALSVGAIGWVAGLVTAFPAETVAIYRLMKAGRRDEALAIYRWFRPLLDLDVSTYLVQNIKLAEVFAIGTNDRVRMPRKPLSGERRAMVEKVVKDAMATRPDLPKL, from the coding sequence ATGTGGGCAGGTGTTTTCCCCGCGGTGACGACGAAGTTCACCGAGAGCGACGAACTGGATCACGCGGAGATGGAGCGCTGCTTCGCGCTGCAGATGGAGGCGGGCTGCGACGGCATCATCGTGGCGGGATCGCTCGGCGAAGGTCCGATGCTGTCGCATGAGGAGAAGCTGGAGGTGCTAAAGACCGCCCGCGGGGTCGCCGGCGGAAAGCCAGTGCTCCTGACCGTCAACGAGCCCGGCACGCGCGAGGCGCGCGCCATGGCGACGAAGGCGGCGGCTGCCGGCGCCGACGGGCTGATGGTCGTGCCGAGCCCGATCTACCACACCAATCCGGAAGAGACCGTCGCCGCGCTTTCGGCGGTCGCGGCCGCGGGCGATCTGCCGGTTATGATCTATTCCAACCGGCTCGCCTACCGGGTGGACGTGACCATCCCGATCATGGAGGAACTGGCGGCCGACGCGCGCTTCGTCGCGGTCAAGGAATCCTCGGACGACATCCGCCGCTCCACCGACATCGTCAACGCATTCGGCGACCGGTTCGACCTCTTCACCGGCGTCGACAACCTCGCCTTCGAGGCGCTGTCGGTGGGCGCGATCGGTTGGGTGGCCGGGCTGGTCACGGCGTTTCCGGCCGAGACGGTGGCGATCTACCGGCTGATGAAGGCGGGGCGCCGCGACGAGGCGCTCGCCATCTACCGCTGGTTCCGGCCGCTGCTCGACCTCGACGTCTCGACCTATCTGGTCCAGAACATCAAGCTGGCGGAAGTCTTCGCCATCGGCACCAACGACCGCGTTCGCATGCCGCGCAAGCCGCTGTCCGGCGAGCGCCGGGCGATGGTGGAAAAGGTAGTCAAGGACGCCATGGCGACGCGCCCGGATCTGCCGAAGCTCTGA
- a CDS encoding GntR family transcriptional regulator codes for MIPPETAAEPAAARAYRALERMIVTLELAPGSTTTEGALIERLGLGRTPVREAMQRLAWEGLLEIRPRAGVAVAPLHPGDWLRVIDARRAVEVLLARAATRNATREAAEKFSNAALWMQKAVIKDNVLSFLEADKSLDEALALGADNAFASRLAAPLQSHSRRFWFRYQAETGLAEAADRHLSMVRAIMAGDEEKAGQEADRLMLTLRRRAEEALRR; via the coding sequence ATGATCCCTCCCGAAACCGCCGCTGAGCCGGCCGCAGCCCGGGCCTACCGCGCGCTGGAGCGCATGATTGTGACGCTGGAACTCGCGCCGGGCTCCACGACCACGGAAGGCGCGCTCATCGAACGGCTAGGCCTCGGTCGCACGCCGGTGCGAGAGGCGATGCAGCGGCTCGCCTGGGAAGGTCTTCTGGAGATCAGGCCGCGCGCCGGCGTCGCCGTGGCGCCGCTTCATCCCGGGGACTGGCTGAGGGTGATCGACGCCCGCCGCGCCGTCGAGGTGCTTCTGGCTCGAGCGGCGACGCGCAACGCGACGCGCGAGGCGGCGGAGAAATTCAGTAATGCGGCGCTGTGGATGCAGAAGGCCGTTATCAAGGACAACGTGCTGTCTTTCCTCGAAGCAGACAAGAGCCTCGACGAAGCCTTGGCGCTGGGCGCAGACAATGCCTTCGCGTCGCGCCTAGCCGCGCCATTGCAGAGCCATAGCCGCCGCTTCTGGTTCCGGTATCAGGCCGAAACCGGCCTCGCAGAGGCGGCCGACCGCCATCTGTCGATGGTGCGGGCCATCATGGCCGGAGACGAGGAAAAAGCCGGCCAGGAGGCCGACCGGCTGATGCTCACCCTGCGCCGACGGGCCGAGGAGGCTCTGCGGCGCTGA
- a CDS encoding NAD(P)/FAD-dependent oxidoreductase: MSASAAPEEDHDVIVVGAGIVGVCCAAALAEGGFRPLVIDRTGIVEETSSGNAAALAFSDVLPLAQKGMMRHLPRWLSDPLGPLSIPPSYLPSLLPWLYRFWRAGRGSAYEGALAAQASLMRLAEAEWMGLMERSGTGPMLREDGSLELYESEAEFEASLPGWAARDRFGIAYRHVKRDGIAEIQPGLSPQFVKGTFVPGWKTVSDPQELGKAIWAHAERNGARFRKGAVENVGQSGEMPEVRLADGQWLRAGRIVIACGAWSHLLARGLGDRIPLETERGYNTTLPPYAFDLKHQLIFSAHGFVVTALSTGIRIGGAVELAGLKAPPNHARSKAMLRKAQRFMPSLKTEGGREWMGYRPSLPDSLPVIGRAAGDERVIYAFGHGHLGLTQAAATGRLVRDLAAGQSAAIDLSPFSPQRF; encoded by the coding sequence ATGAGCGCTTCAGCCGCACCTGAGGAAGACCACGACGTCATTGTCGTCGGTGCCGGGATCGTCGGCGTGTGCTGCGCGGCGGCGCTGGCCGAAGGCGGCTTTCGTCCACTGGTGATCGACCGCACCGGCATCGTGGAGGAGACGAGTTCCGGCAATGCCGCGGCACTCGCCTTTTCCGACGTGCTGCCGCTGGCGCAGAAAGGCATGATGCGCCATTTGCCGCGCTGGCTTTCCGATCCGCTCGGGCCGCTCTCGATCCCGCCTTCGTACCTGCCGAGCCTCCTGCCCTGGCTCTACCGGTTCTGGCGCGCGGGGCGCGGGTCCGCCTACGAGGGCGCGCTCGCCGCGCAGGCCTCGCTGATGCGGCTCGCCGAGGCCGAGTGGATGGGGCTGATGGAGCGCAGCGGTACGGGGCCGATGCTGCGCGAGGACGGTTCGCTGGAGCTTTACGAGAGCGAGGCGGAGTTTGAGGCGTCGCTGCCCGGCTGGGCCGCGCGCGACCGCTTCGGCATCGCCTACCGCCATGTGAAGCGGGACGGCATCGCGGAAATCCAGCCGGGCCTGTCGCCGCAATTCGTCAAGGGAACCTTCGTGCCGGGATGGAAGACGGTCTCCGATCCGCAGGAACTCGGCAAGGCGATCTGGGCGCATGCGGAGCGGAACGGGGCGCGGTTCCGGAAAGGCGCCGTCGAGAATGTCGGCCAGTCCGGAGAGATGCCGGAGGTCCGTCTCGCCGACGGCCAGTGGCTGCGGGCCGGGCGGATCGTGATCGCCTGCGGAGCCTGGTCGCACCTTCTTGCGCGCGGGCTCGGCGACCGCATCCCGCTGGAGACCGAGCGCGGCTACAACACCACGCTTCCTCCGTATGCCTTCGACCTGAAGCACCAGCTGATCTTTTCCGCGCACGGCTTCGTGGTGACGGCGCTGTCGACCGGCATCCGGATCGGCGGCGCGGTGGAACTGGCGGGCCTGAAGGCGCCGCCGAACCATGCGCGCTCGAAGGCGATGCTTCGCAAGGCGCAGCGCTTCATGCCGTCGCTTAAGACGGAGGGCGGGCGCGAATGGATGGGCTACCGCCCTTCCCTGCCGGATTCGCTGCCGGTGATCGGCCGCGCGGCGGGCGACGAACGCGTCATCTACGCCTTCGGCCACGGGCATCTCGGTCTCACCCAGGCCGCGGCCACCGGACGGCTTGTCCGCGACCTCGCGGCGGGGCAGTCTGCGGCGATCGATCTTTCCCCGTTCAGTCCGCAGAGGTTTTGA